TCGATAGAGacttgactccaccgccacctgcgccagcgtgcaagccttcccacagacagcgccaattgtaagaacacgatttttaacgacccaagaatgatgttgggctcgtatgtaaaagACCTGAACAATATAATTCATAGAGGGTGGGatagaaaggctggaccttggtcgttggacGGCGGTTTAGTCATGATTTTCTGGGAAGCTCATACGAAGGTAAGTTTGGCCTGTATAACTAAGCCTTACATCGATGTAGTGTGAAAGGTTTGactcctcggactaagtccggGGAGCATCGCATTCTCAccgttcttccctttttttttgtaggatCCTCCCCCTCTGTCTCagctttctttcccttttatactaatATTTACTTCCCGTTCTTCACCTACATgtcaatttttccttttttttttttttttggtaagtactCGTCCCATCAATCtatacgtcagagtggttggggaaaGTTGAATAGCAGGGTCTGGGGTATGGGCTTGCCAGGTGTTGGGCTCCACATTATGGTGtgggcagctttctcccttgtaaTGCttttgtactgagtttgtcctttacttcaggcgttttgtgaggtgttgagcatgagatcgtcctcggccacatccttgggcctttaaAGGACTTTCATCATACGTCCTTGgtagtagggctcctcggcctgggcttcgGGCCCTTAATACAAGGTGGGCTGGGACCGCAgattttgggccccacaaaattatttttagattatTAGTTGATGGGTAATTAAAAAGTATTTATTGACCATATGAGTCATCCACAAGAACAAGGATCATCCAAGATAATAGTCtagaaggaagaggaaaaaatggTAACATCAAGGGAAAAGGTCGTCTAAGGAAGATAAATCGTCTACACGACAAGAGACTGTATATAAACGACTAATGAACACTTAGTAAATTCTAGGGTGTTCTCTACAAACCAATAATGGTTGCATCACGATCCATTATTCTGAGACGTGGAGTGAATTCCCCAAAATTTGCTTCAATCTCCCCACTAAGTCCACACATCTCCCATGATGTTAGTGgcaattaaacaaataaacccACTCcaaactctctataaaaaggACCAAGTCACACCAACCCAAGGTACACACTGCCATTCATCCACTTATCATACTTGAGTCCTAGAGAAAAACTGACTTAACCATCGGAAAGTCTTTGGTCGGTTCACCTTGGTCACCTTCGatagtgtttctttctttttcaggTTGTTGATCCACCATTGAAGTTCGAAGCATATAGCCTACTGATTTCTTACATCATCTGTTTATTTGTTAgggataaaatattttagttgtggtattttttatatgtgtgaaaagaataagttaataaAATAGCAAATGAACAAACTCAAtcttgtttgaaaaaaaaaaaaaaactaaagcaaGCCTAAATATGCAATATAGGTTATTGATAAACTCAAGCTCGACTCttattctaaattaaattaaatgactaAGTTTGAACTTCTTATATTTGGTTCAGCACGACTCATTTATAGTTAAATTTGGATGAGAACGCTAATTGGTGGTGAACATGGGTTTTGTATGGTTGCCTTCAATGAGAAGCCATTGATCAACATGTGAGATGCCAGggaaaaattagagagaaaagtaacaaagaaagaatttaaaaattatttatttattttaggtgaaaaaaaatatgatttaaaaaaaaaaaaaaaaaaactaaaagatagaGAATTTGATGTACATACAAGAAAAATTggtcaacaaaataaaataggggaaaaaggaggtttttatttatttatttatttatttttaaatgggtATAGTTAACGGGAATCTTAAAAGCATTTGTttactttaagaaaattttaataccacttttataagaaatataaaaaaaattattaaaaaaatcagtcatttttttttcttttccataaattttataaacaaatgcCATATAATAAAAATCTTGTATACTCCAATATAAATGCTCTCATCCAACTATAATCTTATGTCATTTACTCTTTTCCAACCTTAGTCCAATTTCCATTTTGACTAATTTGGCTTATATTCATTCAATATATCAGATCgagaaatgttatatttacaatattttcacaataaattatacaaggaaaattgttattagttttttaattaaactcaCTAGTCACTAATCCTTCCTATACATGGGAACttacctatttgtgaggtagactaaaataattttataaaatcttaaattgattaaaaaactaCACCATTACATAATTTGCTCTTATATGACtttaatttgtgttacaatttgataaatAAGCCATTGCTTAAATGTACAatgacttacaaaaaatttgttagatAATTTTAgatactacaaaaaaaaattcaaaattttaggtattaaaacttctgaaagaccaaaaaatattaaaaaattgataattcactactttgaaattattgaaacaaaataaaatatatatgacttaaaaatagagaaatataaaaaaaagataggtttcattcaaaagaataatttcaattattgcaagcttttttatcttgtaaaaaaacgGCTAAAATAAGTTTAGTGGTTTATGtatgaaaattacttttaaaaaatacataaaaaaccataatatatatatatatatatatttatatatttttaacaaaatggagaagaagaaaataacataagaagaaCTCATACCTCTACTcgacttaaaaaataaaaaaaaaaaaaaaaattagggtttgcATTGCTTTTATAGTGTTTATGATTAATCTCGcaaagtttgagtttaagttgaacttattagaaagatagagtttcactccttattaagttttggctaaacaaaaatatttttgttttaaaaaaatgataatgatgcctACCAAGCATCTTAATTACTACGATGTTGTATAAGAAGTTGCAGTAGAATTCTTCTATTATCCAAAGAAGTTGAACTTTATCAATAGTTGATGATGTATATTTTTATCCAAATAAAGCCACGTTTAGGATGATCttaatatatgatttattcaattttttttttaatcaatgtttgagtttgagtttatgTTAGATTTGTTAAAGAGATAgagttttactttttattaagtttgaactaaacaaaaataattttgtttaaaaaaaaatgataatgatgagtttgaatttaagtttaagttgaacttgttagagagatagagtttcacttcttgttaagtttggactaaaaaatattaattttatttaaaaaaatgataaaaaaaattaatgagtttgagtttaaatttGACTTGTTAAAGAGATAAAGTTTAACTCTTTGTTAAATttggacttaaaaaaatatatttttatttaaaaaaaatgataatgatgagtttgggtttaagtttaagttggacttgttagagaaatagagtttcacttcttgttaagtttggattaaacaaaaataattttatttaaaaaaatgatgagtttgagtttaagttggacttgttagaaatatagagtttcactccttgttaaatttgtagaaaattgtCGGAGATTCAAAggattcagtttttttttttttttttttgtttttagagaattttaacttatgacgtccgctcttaataatagttctttattattagactaaGATGCCAATCAGTTTTTTGTGTAGATGAGGgctcagttatatatatatatatatatatatagttaatatttagagcatctccaactgTGTAGGCAAAAGCATAAAATTCTCTATAATAGAGAATGGAACTATAAAACAGTCTCTAATGGGTTCTTTATacttggaaatttttttggctcatgttcattcttcaaaagtttttttatattataataatcaggtgatgaataaaaaaatgttagaagatgtgtagttattaaaaaaagaataaataatgaatgaagaaataatatttaaatgagataaagaaTGAGATAAAGAATCTGTtagaaaatgtatttgaaaaaataggtagatgaaaggtaaaagtcactatttattttccaatcagtacaaaaatttgatgtATTTACTGGAGGTAATTGGATTTATTGTGACGTACATACCTTTCACATGCGGAGTTAGCAATGAGCGAAGGAAGTACACAATTTTAGACCAAATGCATTGTCCTGGTCTGGCGTAACCCTCACGCGCTTCCATGCGAGTATGAAAAGACACCAAACTGACCAAAATTTCACCAAACACATTCATCATGTCCGAAGTTAACGTTCACAGCTAACAGGAACACGAAGAAGGACAGCCCCTTTTGGCCGTGTGTTGTGTTCTCTTAAATTCCAATTCTCCTGTTCTTACTTTCTTACTTGTCTTTGTGTTTTCACCAACAAATTTCTTCACCCATTTAAGTAAGAACCACTGTTCAAGATCCAAAACTTTTAATACCgtttcttttgttgttgttgttgttgttagttTCACATTCAGTTCAATCAGTCATTTTCACTTCCTCACCTAAACcccatatttttattaatatttaaattactttattttatttatctttctcttttattaaaaaaaaaaaaatttcatgggGATTTTTAGTAGCCTTGTAGGATACTCCTACAATAAGAGAGATTGGAGTTTTTTAATCAATATCTATCTTTATTATTTAATGTTAACCATCTTTTTCTGCTGGTCCAGTGCTGTACTAAATGCATTAAATTTCAATAACTATATCTgtcaattaataaataattaaaaaaaattcatcttttttttttaagaatttttttttcatctgggtattaattatatttatcatttctgaaaaaaagtttatatttttactgcatttctaataaaaacttacaattttaGTTCTGAAAAATGAAATGGGTTTTgcctatttttatttttcttgggttttgtttgactCCTTACGTTgaattttagactttttagtACCTGGGATATTTATTTAGACAaatttgtctttgtctttgttGGATAGGGACAAAGTGAGCGACTAGGAGTCTGACCAAACACGAACAGTTGGGTTGCGTGGAGGGTTAGGCAGTAGCTGCGTGGGGAGGAATTTTGGGATTAATGGCTAATCTAACAGAGGACCCAGTTCTTGAAATTAACGGTATAAAGGTAAGGGAGGAGGATACAAATTTGGCTATAGACAACAAGGGGGTAGTAAGGGAGGAAGGTCAAGGTGAGAGAGATATGTCCCCTCCTGGAGGCAATTCTATTCACAGGTCAGGTTCAAGGCCTCAGCTTGACCTTAGCAAGGCTGCAATTGAAGGCAATTTTGAGGAGAAGGATCCCATAATTTTGTTGCCTAATCAGTCTGATGACATTTCTCATCTGGCTGTAGACCTTGGAGGTATAAATATTTCacctttgtgtttttttctttcaggCTATTTGTTCTTGTGATAGAATGAtgaaaaagaatacatgtggttGACTCTGAGCCGTCTCCAAAAtgtttgggactaaggcttgatTGTGGTtgtatttgttgattttgtgttgtttctttctctATTGGGTTGTTGTGAATGTTGCTTTTCACGTGTTTGTAGTTTTGTATATAACATTCTTCCATTcatgtttgttttttactttttccctAAGAATGGTTTTTTGGGGCACTACACTGCTATTCTATTTCTTGGTTTCCCATTACTGTGTTTTCTTTATAGTGAGAGTATATTTATCCTCACTTTTCATTGCCTTTGCGGGGAAGGAGAAATGTTTCTTGAGTGCCACCATTTGTTTTGCGATTACTGTCAACAAATTAATGAATGTTTGTGCTTTTGAACTTCAATGGACAACACGATGCAGGGTTAATGCTAATGAACATAACTCCAATGTGATCAATACTACTTTATTTGCAGGAAATAACAGTCTTTTTACCTTATATGCTTGGCTGCAAGAAACTACATTTAGCCTTGTACCCCCACCACTTCTCTCTTGTGAAGTTATTTGTCAATAAATACTTATCAATTACCTTTTATCTTCTTGAATAAACTTTAAAAGTGTCAAGTATGACTGTTTCAATTGTAAATAACGGGTCCCCTGCTATCTTTACAACTTACAACTATCTTCTTGATAAATGTTCAAGTTTGTTAGAAGTCTCTTGAAGATTGACTGGAATTTAAGATTCTTCTGTGAATTATTGGCAGGGTCACTCATCAAGTTGGTCTACTTTTCAAGACATGAGGACCGATCAAGTAATGATAAGAGGAAGAAGACTTTGAAGGAGAGATTAGGGATTTCCAATGGTAGTAGGAGAAGCTACCCTATTCTTGGTGGGAGGCTTCATTTTGTGAAGTTTGAGACAAACAAAATTAACGAGTGCTTAGACTTTATTTCTTCCAAGCAGCTTCACTGTGGTGGTATTTCTCTGCATTCTTCCTTATCATCCTGCTTTTGTCATTGTTATTTACTGTTAAACAGAGTAGAATGTACCAGCTCGTcgaattatattttttgatttctACTAGTTTATGTGACtaaatttaagttgcttacattcattttcattattttcccTCCTTTTTGGGGATGATGTGATATTCTCTTGTCGATAGGAATGGATTCGCGTTGGCATTCTGAGCTCCCAGCCGATAACAATGCTGTTATCAAGGTAAAATTCTGTTGAGCACTTTCAGCATCTCAAAAGCTGGTTGCATTTTGTACTGCCTTATGGAATAAAACACCTCAAGGCAGGGctttaaaaattttacacaCTATTATACGGAATGAGATAAATTATGCATTAATTAGATTTTAGAGTTACTAATACAAAAAGTAGCATTTGAGACTAATTTTCCTCTAGACCTGGATTTATTTGATCAAGATTTAGCTACTTTTCCTTGTAGTTAGAAACAATTATAGTCAAAAAATTGCACCCCATAAGATTGCAATATCATTCCATTAATTGGTTATGCATTCACACTTTATAAAGCCCACTTTGCTTGTAATATGCTTCCTGGCTCTAAGGTCCTCCTCCCATTGACAACCCATTCATTTGGCATAAACATGAATCAGTCTTATTTTCCTTACACTCCTCTTCTTTTCATTCGTTGTCAAGGTAATTATTCTCTGAATTCTTTATTTTAGAAATCCTCcaaaattgtcatattttttccttaattgGCACTTGCAAGTTCTTGATTCTTCAATCAAGATTGTGATTGTACAGCAGTCATCAGTTTCAAAGTTGCAAAACTTTTCAATTAAGGCATGGGTTAtctgaattttttgaatttggtggATTTTTTGTCATTCTTTTCACACATGCTTTATCAACAAGTTGATTATTGTATGAAGGCCACAGGTGGTGGGGCATACAAGTTTGCAGATCTCTTCAAGGAAAGGCTTGGCGTTAGTCTGGACAAAGAAGATGAGATGGATTGTCTTGTGGCAGGAGCAAATTTTTTGCTAAAGGtggaaaattctatttctttcttaTGTATCACTTGGAATGTGCTTGTTGGTATgcgattttttattatttaattggtAAGTGACACAAGCACCAAGTGGATTTGAGTATTTTGTATTaggaaaaagaattaatttgataattagtAATGAACAGGTAAGTTACATACCTTTTCTCCTTTCTAACCCAATACTTCTGGTATCATGATTGAAAGCTTTGAATTGGCATTAGTTTTGGATTTGTGGTTGGATTCTATTTTGTTTCACATTCTACAGCATGAAAGACCTAAGTATACTTAATGTTATATTCATATCTGAGCTCCTTATTGGAATTTTCTAGTGGACATAAGATGTTTGAGAAATTAAATTTAGTAGTTCTAGGCAGATGGTTTAATGTTCATAATACTTACACCATTACacatctgggtttttttttttggggggggggggggggggggcgggggTGAGGGGTTTCTTCTTAGTTAAGAGTTGGAACCATGATTCTATCCCTTCATTTTTTACGGATTGCCTACATCAATGTAGCACAACAGCTATGGCAAATAGCCAAGGATGCTCACTTATATTATAATAACTTATGTGTGCAAGCACATGCAAATAAAATCATCAAACAGGTTGACTCAGTAAATTATGTCATGCCAATTAAATTGAAAGATGGAATATAATTTTCATATCTTGGTTGAAGATCTTGCTTCTGAGAGATCAAAATGTTATTACGTGGTTTACATTGTTGCTTCCAAAACGTTGGCAtgaaaatgaacataaataaatatattttttatgctttttgcAGAAAAGTTACTTTTGTGCCCAAGATTTGCAGTTATTAGTTATATCTTAACCCCATTGTAGCCgaataaataataacaatgatGATGCATGTTAAGAGAATACATACTTACCAAAAGGTTCATTATTTGttgttcttttcctccattaCTCATGTGCTTCTTGAAATAGTTAACTAGATATTTGACCATGTTTTTTAGTAGGCGATTCGCCATGAAGCTTTCACACACATGGAGGGTCACAAAGAATTTGTGCAGATTGACCACAATGACTTGTTTCCTTATCTTCTTGTCAATATTGGATCTGGTGTTAGTATGATCAAGGTacctttgtcttttttgtttttgttttttgctctGCAGTTTATTAACTGATAAGTGCTAAGCTAAACAATGGTAATAACTTTCTAAATTAATCTATGCTTTTGATTTGAGTTGTGGTAGGTTGATGGGGATGGGAAATTTCAGCGGGTTAGTGGGACAAATGTTGGTGGTGGTACTTATTGGGGCTTGGGGAGGCTGTTAACAAAGTGCAAGAGGTCAGTGTGAtttctattcaattttttagtgtttttatgtCTCCATCTCtgtctaaattttttgataagttcttgcattacttaattccattttcAGTTTTGATGAGTTGCTAGAGCTGAGTCAAAGGGGAGATAATAGGACCATAGACATGCTTGTTGGAGATATTTATGGTGGTATGGATTACTCTAAGGTATATGTTAAtcttaattttcatttcttctGTACTGGGATATATAAACTGTACATGCCATAGAAAATCCTTAGGTTCTTTGAATTAGTCcagatatttatttatagattatattagccagagttttttattttattttttataatccaTTACTAAGTATTTTCCAACCTTAAATCTTTATAGATTGGTCTCTCTGCGTCAACTATTGCTTCTAGTTTTGGCAAGGCTATTTCAGAAAACAAGGAGCTTGAGGATTACAGACCAGAAGATATATCCCTTTCTCTCTTACGAATGATTTCTTATAATATTGGCCAGGTGAGTTGTGTAATTACAGGATTTTATTATGCAAGTTTCctagaaaaattcaattaagcaaCTGCCATTATACCTCATCCAGAGTATATGGGTTAGAAAAAATAAGATGTTATAGCATCTCATCCTGTCATGTTAGCAGTGTTATTAAAAGTGTGCTCAAGCATGCTCAAAGCTCAATTTCCAAAGGACTATGCTGTTCACTTGTTTGAGGTGAAGCTCGTTTAATGAAGTTCCCCTTAGGTGCACTTTTTGAAGAAGCACAAAGCACACCTAGgcatacttttttattttttatttttgctaaaaatgaaTGAATCCTTAAAATTAACCACTCAATCTTGAAGGAAATGACATGGACCATTGTTTTATTGTACAAACACTATTCTTAAGGCGTTGTACTTCACAAACAAGGATAATCATTGATTATCCTTGTGCTTTTTGGTTGGTTATCTTTTGGATTTGTTACGATTAAACAATATACTTCATTTTGATCATAGCTATCACATTTTTGTCCCATAAGAGACTTATGTCAAAGACATTAGTGTGATGGCAAGTGCCCACCCCCCAAACAATATGGGTTTGAGTTTGGGAATCATCCTCTCCAAAATTGGGGGTAAGGTTTCCAACCAACTACCTCTCCTAGACCACCTTGTGCACTACTTATGACAAGAGAATTATACCAAATGTTATATTTAAACTTTATATGACTAGATTGTTATCACATTACtcatttataattgattttaaatttattatacaaattttttaagagaTTGAAATAACTTATATAAATATGAACTTCGAAACTTTGGGCAATTCCACTATCAATTTGAGTTATTAagcgaatttttttttccactttgagtttattaaatttatattagtttAATGTATATTtgaatctttatatatatatatatgaatatatatatgtatatatttctttttgataagtaatcgAAATTTTATTGCAAATGAAAGGAATTACTGTATGTTCACAATGATGAACATAATGCACCTTGAAGAAATACAAGCAAATCAATTAGAAGATCTAAGAGATTTGAAAATAACAAATGAAAGTACAATTGGTAAAACCCCATGCTggagaccaatcaaacaaagtgcGAGGCAGCAAGGACTTCAATTGCTCGATAGATCTCATGCTCTCCTAAAAAATGTGGCTGTTACACTCTCAATTCTCAAttagggaaaataaaaaacatatttggTGAACTTACTGCACTTGATCTGTGATTCATGACTTCAGAGGGACTTTTTGGAGATAATGGTTTAtaagtattttgttttaatatctTATATTTAAGTGTGTTTCAATGATAAGGCCCTCTCAATCTGTGTACCTTCAGATAGTTTTGGTATTTTCATATTAGTTAACGAATCAAATAGTTGGTATCTGTATGCTGGCTGTTTATAGATCTGGTCTGACTCTTTTCCTGTGTAGATATCTTACTTGAATGCGCTACGATTTGGGCTAAAGCGAATATTTTTCGGAGGATTTTTTATAAGAGGTCATGCTTATACCATGGACACTATCTCGTTTGCAGTTCAATTTTGGTGAGTGTTACTTTGTTGAGGTCCGCTCTAGGATTTTAtgtttattgttaaaaatttttaaaaatataaacaaggCTTAAACCAGTTTTTCCTCATTCTGCACATAAAATGCCTCCTTGTTTGCTTTTGTGTTGGTCAGTTTCATctctaatgggtttttttttttttttatttttggttcatTACTTTTTTCTAATTTGACTTTAGGCTTTAAAATATAACTTTTCTTTAGGTCAAAAGGAGAAGCACAAGCAATGTTCTTGCGGCATGAAGGGTTTCTGGGAGCTTTAGGTGCATTCATGAGTTATGAAAAGCATGGTCTTGATGACTTGATGGTCCATCAGTTAGTTGAAAGATTCCCAATGGGTGCACCATACACAGGAGGAAAGATCCATGGCCCACCACTTGGAGATTTGAACGAGAAGGCAAGTGTAGTAAGAGTTGGCAAATCTGACTTGGACTGCTAGCCCACTTGAAACTATAACTGGGTTGGGTATTCTGCATGCTGCAAACCTAACTTGATGACAAATGAGTTAGGTCTGAGTTTGGCTGTTAACCTATTTATCATTAAGACGGTCCTACTAATTGCAGCACAGGATTCTCCTGGAAAGACTAATAAAAGTTGCCAAAAGAACTTTTTTTCATGATTCTCTGGAATCACATTTCTTTTCTGTTGTTTTCTGGAATCATATTCTGTCAAGGTTGAACTTATTCCACCTCCAGTTGGATAGCTTTTAAAGCCAGAAACTTTGGAATCAATTGATTAATGGCCAAGAGAACCTTTAAAGTTGAAGAAAACAATTGCAAAATTGGCAAAAGGAGAAACTAAAGGTTGACCTTTAAGTCATCTTTGTGACTAACTAATCTGGTTTACAACTTCATCATGCAAAATGAACTTGTACTTCAATCAATGGTAGTCTCGTAGATCCATTGAAACCGTTAGTATATAATTAGGGTCATCATGGGGTGTATATGTTGATTTCCCTCCTTTTCTCAGGTACTTTTAAGAATTAATTCATCTTATATCTGAGTTTTGTGTTTGAGCTTCACATTGGGAGCATGGCATTGCAATGTAAACATATGTCCTTTTCTGTTGGATTCATGTTGAGCTCAAAGAAAGATTATTCTTCTTATAACAAACATTAGATATCCGGGGAAGTATGAAAACTCACATACCTTGTCCAAGCCATTTCCTTCATTTGCTCCCAATGTGCTCAATAGTCTAGTACTTGAAGAGAGAGGCCAGTG
The Quercus lobata isolate SW786 chromosome 10, ValleyOak3.0 Primary Assembly, whole genome shotgun sequence DNA segment above includes these coding regions:
- the LOC115964087 gene encoding pantothenate kinase 2 isoform X1, with translation MANLTEDPVLEINGIKVREEDTNLAIDNKGVVREEGQGERDMSPPGGNSIHRSGSRPQLDLSKAAIEGNFEEKDPIILLPNQSDDISHLAVDLGGSLIKLVYFSRHEDRSSNDKRKKTLKERLGISNGSRRSYPILGGRLHFVKFETNKINECLDFISSKQLHCGGMDSRWHSELPADNNAVIKATGGGAYKFADLFKERLGVSLDKEDEMDCLVAGANFLLKAIRHEAFTHMEGHKEFVQIDHNDLFPYLLVNIGSGVSMIKVDGDGKFQRVSGTNVGGGTYWGLGRLLTKCKSFDELLELSQRGDNRTIDMLVGDIYGGMDYSKIGLSASTIASSFGKAISENKELEDYRPEDISLSLLRMISYNIGQISYLNALRFGLKRIFFGGFFIRGHAYTMDTISFAVQFWSKGEAQAMFLRHEGFLGALGAFMSYEKHGLDDLMVHQLVERFPMGAPYTGGKIHGPPLGDLNEKISWMEKFVRKGNEITAPVPMAPTGTTGLGGFEVPSSKGETLRSDASALNIGVLHLVPTLEVFPLLADPKTYEPNTIDLADPSELEYWFTVLSEHLPDLVDKAVASEGRTEDAKRRGDAFARAFAAHLARLMEEPAAYGKLGLANLLELREECLREFHFVDAYRSIKQRENEASLAVLPDLLLELDSMSEEARLLTLIEGVLAANIFDWGSRACVDLYHKGTIIEIYRMSRNKMQRPWRVDNFDVFKERMFGSGDRKPPPHKRALLFVDNSGADIVLGMLPLARELLRRGTEVVLVANSLPALNDVTAMELPDIVAEAAKHCDILRRAAEAGGLLVDAMINTLDGSKENSSSVPLMVVENGCGSPCIDLRQVSSELAAAAKDADLIILEGMGRSLHTNYNARFKCDALKLAMVKNQRLAEKLIKGNIYDCVCRYEPAS
- the LOC115964087 gene encoding pantothenate kinase 2 isoform X2 — translated: MANLTEDPVLEINGIKVREEDTNLAIDNKGVVREEGQGERDMSPPGGNSIHRSGSRPQLDLSKAAIEGNFEEKDPIILLPNQSDDISHLAVDLGGSLIKLVYFSRHEDRSSNDKRKKTLKERLGISNGSRRSYPILGGRLHFVKFETNKINECLDFISSKQLHCGGMDSRWHSELPADNNAVIKATGGGAYKFADLFKERLGVSLDKEDEMDCLVAGANFLLKAIRHEAFTHMEGHKEFVQIDHNDLFPYLLVNIGSGVSMIKVDGDGKFQRVSGTNVGGGTYWGLGRLLTKCKSFDELLELSQRGDNRTIDMLVGDIYGGMDYSKIGLSASTIASSFGKAISENKELEDYRPEDISLSLLRMISYNIGQISYLNALRFGLKRIFFGGFFIRGHAYTMDTISFAVQFWSKGEAQAMFLRHEGFLGALGAFMSYEKHGLDDLMVHQLVERFPMGAPYTGGKIHGPPLGDLNEKISWMEKFVRKGNEITAPVPMAPTGTTGLGGFEVPSSKGETLRSDASALNIGVLHLVPTLEVFPLLADPKTYEPNTIDLADPSELEYWFTVLSEHLPDLVDKAVASEGRTEDAKRRGDAFARAFAAHLARLMEEPAAYGKLGLANLLELREECLREFHFVDAYRSIKQRKPDC